The genomic segment AAACATTTGGTCAAACTCCGACGGGATAAAATACAGAAGATTTAACGACTGCAACTGAAGAAAGCGTCTTCATTCACcgtggaaaattttaaaaaaaacaaaacaagtgcaAATGACTCACAGTGTCTCTGACGGTAGGAAAGATCGGATCTTCCGTACGAGATAGTGCAGGAGTGCAGCTCTTACAAATAGTTCTCTTCTTATGTACAACTAAATAAGCTTCTTTTCGGAGCACTTTAGGCTTTTTAATCGAGGATTGCATGAAAACGCGACTTGGTGGGGCTTTGTTGGGAGTCCGATCGACACTCCGAACTCATAAAAACGTCGATTTCTCACTTCTTTAAAATACTTTTGGCCCATTGAATGGAATGGGAATAATATACATTcatataaatacattaaaacactcaaataataaatattgcaggCGCTCCCTTTTCTTTGAGGACGTTAAGTTTCCGTTTCAGACTCTGAGTTTTCCAGATTGGACACAGTGGAGTTGTACCATTCGGCGCTTTCTTCCTCGTCCTGCACCGCCGacccgccgccgccgccgccacgGTCCCGCCTCTCGTTCAACATCTCCATGGCGACCTGGTGGTAGGGGTGTTTGCGCTTGGTGTGCCGGCGCAGGGTGTTGCGCTCGGCGAAGCGGGTGTGGCAGAGTTGGCACTGGTAGGGTTTCTCTCCGGTGTGAACCCGCTGGTGGCGCTGCAGCTCGCCGGCCTCCCTGAAGCGCTTGGCGCAGATCGGACAGACGAAGTTCCTCTGGCCGGTGTGGATGTGCTTGTGTCTCTGTGggaattaaaaagaaacaaacaaacaaaaaatcattaaattctCCGTAAGTGGTATTTTTATGTGACTTTTTCCAAGATtcaaaaaatcttgaaaacacagcagaagcaCAGCAGTCACCCTGAggaattaaattattattttgagagtttctttcacacaactgaaataacaaataaaataaattagaatataattttaaaaaatgatagaaaatttggtcaaaatgaacttttttttggaaaaaaagtcatcaaaattactcaaaatttgtccaaaatgacttaaatttgtttaaaacgTTTGAAAAAAGTTCCTAAAATTACTCAGAATGAGTCTTTGGAGgctgaaacttgtccaaaatgatcctgagaggaaaaccaaagcaaataaagtcagtgtggctcagaaacagtgaacagaggagcaggttgatgaagatccatccagcatggtgaaacatcttctactgatgatgagcagagtagagaggaaaagtctgcaGAGGACAGACAAATGAAATGGTGGCTGGTCATTTTCAGCCTCTACAAGCATCTTTAGAACCCTCTGAAGCATAAAATCCATCAACAGGTTTGTTTCTGATCCATGTTGCATTTATtgattcatccagtagctttggttttcctctcaggaGCATTTTGGATAAAAACtcggtcattttgaacagattttgggTCATGTTGGACAAACTGTCAATCATTTTGAGTAAGTTTATTCGATTCTGGACGCTTTTTTCTTCCaatagtttttgtcatttttgggaaattttgagTTCCTTTGATTCTGAACGttcacatttttacagcctctaACTTTATTGATCCACTCAGTTTTACTTTGCTCCTGTCATGATtttagtgtttaaaaaaataagtcattttgaacaagtttagAGCCATTTTAGACactttttcaatcatttttggaccatttttttccagtcatttttctgtcactttgagtaagaacatttttatttttgctgctgttggagtccagagggttaaaaaaaaaatccctgaaaaGTGTCCAGGAGCTGCTCAACAACGAGGAGAGTCGATATTTAACTCGATCATCGGGGGGGCAGAAAAGCGGCTTCACAGGAAACTGCTTGAAAACAAGTTTGaactaaaacagaaaattaatcagCAGATATTCTGGGAGCCAACTgctcatttcagtcattttttaaaataaaaatgcaaaaaaaaaaaaaaaaaaaaaaaagacattttctcaAATTCTACTACAACCGAACAATTAATCAATAGAATATGATGATAACTCTCCTTTATATTTATTGTTAGGGTCACAGTGTGTCGTGGGTTTGCGTCATCGTTATATTTAAAGTGTTCCTAACATTTTGCCCACCACATTAATAAACATTAGAGGCAATAAACTAAGAACACTTTACAACATAAAGCAGGAAATTACAGCCCAAATATCCacttatttaattatttcattcatttaatagaTATTCTCGTATTAATAACTAATTTTAAAGATACATACTCTTAAATTATTgataaatttaataaatattctTATATTAgtgatttatttatatatattatcaaATGATTGAttcattattatatatatatatatatatatatatatatatatatatatatatgtttttatttgtttcttatttttttactgattaATTTTATAGATATACATTCctatattacattttatttatgtaaatttCTTTCCATTAGAGAttcatttaacacacacacacacacataaaactgattcattttatacatatatgCTTATACTATTGATCTTTTTATATAGatatacattttatattactgattaaatatatcattaaatgattaatttcaTATGTTCTTCTattaatatttttcagattattgattcattttctAGATATATATTCCTATATTAGTgattatttatataaatatgtttgttaCTGATACATAATTTATAGTATTAAATTACTGAATCATATATATGTACATTAGtttcattttacacatatttatatatttaaatcactaattttatatatattcttACATTAGCAAATATTTATATAtctatttgatattttttgtaGTGTTGATTAATTTATAGATATACATTCCTATATCAGTgattatttatataaatatgcTTATAGTATTCATGTGATATATTATTAATTTACTgattcattttatacatatttatattatttatatattcttATATTGGTGAATActttcataaaaatacatattttatattactgataaatgtaattttattaaatgattgattcattatatatatatatatatattcttataGTAATTGGATGTTTTTCATATTAATTTCATAGATATGTTCCTGTATTAGTTATTTGTGTAAATATGATAGTACTAATGATTAATTTTATGTCTATTAATAAATTATTGattcatgtttatatttttttctcacattattgattcattttatacatatttatacaATTGATTTTGTATATATTCCTATATTATTGATAATTTAAATATTCTTATATTCTTAATTTCATATGGATACATGTTCCTTTATCATTGATTAATTTGGTATATTTATTACATTAGTGAATAATTGTATAGATACTCTCATATTCCTGattaatttttaaatacattctAATATTAACtttgattaatttttaaatatattcttATAtgaattttgattcattttaaatataatcCTATATTAGTGATTATTTATCTCAATCTGCTTATTAGTGTTTCATTTAATGTATATTATTACATTGTTGATTCATTTTATATATGTTCCTATGTGAATGATTAATCTTGTAGATATATATTTACATcattaattttatatatatcaATATCCTAAGTTTttctatatatataaatttagaATATTGATTATTTGTGTACATTAAGTATTCCTATATTGTGATTAGTTTTACAAATATAGTCTTAAATTATtgattaatattaattaaaCTAATTCCTTGTGCTGTAATAGTACTGTGTGTACTTCCTGTTTGTAGCGAGTCGGAGCTTCTTATTGGCTGACCTGCAGGTGGCTGGAGCGTTTGAAGGCTTTCCCGCACTGCTGGCAGACATGAGGTTTCTTCTGCGAGTGGGTGATGGCGTGGCGCTCCAGGTCCGAGAGGTAAAAGAAGACCCGCGGGCACAGCTGGCAGTACAGGACCCGGCGGGACCCCACGGTGCCAGGAGACGCCGGGGACAACGGGTCCAGAGGGTCCAGAGGGTCCAGTGGGTCCAGCTTACCGGAGGCGAAGAGCGGCCCGATGGGAGGTGAGGGGGGCGCCGCCGAGCTGGAGAAGTACAGGTGGTCGTCCAGAGGTAAGTGTTCAGACGGGAGGTCGGCGGGGTCCAACCTGGAGTCTGACGCCGGAGACCGGACCTCTTCTGGCGCGCTCTGAGCCGGGTCGGAAACGGCGGGCAGCGGCGGCGACGCTGGGAAACTTAATGGCTTGTTTTCATCGTCTTGGGCAGACATGGCTTCAGTTCCCGGGTTTGATTCGGCGTAGCTGACCTGGTGCTCGGGCACGGCAAGGACAGGGTTGTTGAGGACGACAGGGGGGTTGTTGGGGCTCAGCCTGATGACCGGGTGAGGCAGGGGGGACGCCAGGGGGAGGGATGCCGAGGCTGCCGTGATCTGGGAGAGCTGACCGGTGGCCGGGTCGAGGACGGCGATGGGCGTGGAGGTAGACTCACCGGAGGAGGAGGGCACCGAGGAGAGCAGGAGGAGCATGGGGGTGGAAGCACCGGGGGAGGCGACCTGCAGGGGGGAGGAGAGCTGGGAGGACAGGAGAAGGATGGGGGCGCCGGCCGGAGGGTTGCTGAGGATCTGAAGGTTCTGGGAGGAGGGCGGCGGCGGCTGGACGGCTTCTGGAGCCGCTGTTGGATCTGCATCTTCCTGCTCGGCGCCTTCTGATGGAGACGCGGGTGGAGGTGCAAGAGAGGAGGGAAACTCCTCCAAAGGTGCATTTAGTGCATTTTCTGAACTTTGGCTGCAGCTTGGACCTGCAGGACTCGACGGCTTCGCTTCCGGTTGTTCTGCTGGATCCTCCGACGTGGAAGCATCGACCTGCGGCACCTTGAGGCCGTCCGGACTGAGCGTGTACGGGATTCCCTGGTCGTCGATGAGCAGGAGGTTCTCTGTGTCACAGTCTGAGGAGCAGAGGGAGgtggggaggaaggagggaggctGGAGGGAGTCTTCATCGTCGTCCTCCTCCACCACGTCTCGGTCTCCGTCTCCTTCGTATTCGTCCACCTCCATGATCAGCGAACTCTCGCCGCCTGACTCCTCCAGGAAGCGTCCGCCACACCTCTCCTTCTTCTTGGGTAAACTCAGGTCCAGCGGCTCCGTCTGCTCCTCCTCAAAACACGACTTCAAGTCCAGAatcagaggaacatttctctCTATTTCCCTCTCTGTGTTTTCCTCTTTAATCCTCTGCTGGCTCAGGATTTTTACTGCCTCCGACCCATCAAAGTGCACGATCTTGACGTCTAAAACGTCTCTTTCTTTGCTCTTCCTCTGCGTCTCCTCGGCTCTGTTCTTCTGGTAGGTGACCTCCGTGACCTGAGCTTCATCTCTGACGGCGCTCAGGTGGATCTTGCTCCTGCGTTTGTCGGCTGAGAGCAGCAGAGGCCTCCTGAGGGGGGAGCGAGCAAAGTCTTTGGTCAGGCTGATGGCAGAGTTTGTGATTGGCCTCTTGCACCGTGGGGGAACCACAATTTTGATCCTTATTGGCTGGCTGCGCAGAACAGGCACTCCTGGCTTGACTGTAATTGGCTGCCTGAACCCACCAATCTTACTGGTTTCCTGAGAGGCTGGCTCTGAAGTCCCGCCCacctctggcttcctcccattGATTGATGGAGCATCAGGCCAGCTGGTCAGTGCAGCTCTGACAGACTGGAGGTTACCTGCTGCTGGACCGGGTGAGGTCTGGTCCTCCGGCTCCAGAACCGGATCTGACACCGGGCCTGATCCCTCTGCACACCGGCTGCCATTTTGGACATCCAGGCTGCCACTGGTCAGGACTGAAGCCAACTGAGAATCCATTTTGGGGCATACCTATTTATATTTCTAATAAACAGGGAGAAAAGCAAGAATTAGAAACTCAGAGGAGCAGAATTGGAAGAAAAAcagagtaattttttttaatttcctccattttctggtgacagaaaaaaaaggaaattaaataaGATGtggatgattttttaaaacctgCAGATTATTGAGGTCAAGTTTAGAGCAAAAAGCCAGAAATCATCAGAGTGTTTGAGGCTGAAGAGCTGCAGGTTGTTAGAGAATGATGATCTGCTGTCAGGAGCCGAAATATGAGCTCAGCGGATTCTAACCGGGAGGGCGACGGATCAGACACCGGAGCACCGGAGGGTCCGAATGAGGAGAGCGAACCGGCGACCACCGGAACAACGAGCACCGAggagaaatcattttaaattcacatcGATGTTCACATCCTCAGCCGGCCGCCTCTCCGTGTTTCTGGATCACCGGAGAGTCCGGAGGACGCCATTACGCACAGTCCGAGGTCCGACACGCCGACAGGATCCCGGTGCGCCCCGCCGCCTCTCGGACCCCGGACACGGATACCGGCACCAGAACCGGGCACGGACGCGGTTATTAGCGGTGAGCCGCGGCTGGAAGCGGATCGTCCTCCGCAGCGGAGCCTCTCGGACCTCCAGCCACCATCTTAGACGAGGGTCCGAGGCTCCGGAGCGCAGCCGCGGGACAAAGTTTCCCTCCCGACGCGCCGCGGCTCACCGGCGGCTCCGCGGTCAGAGGCGGCGGGGGACGCGGCGGACTCGGTGTCGGTACGATAAAGAGCGTTTTAACGGGAACCGGGCAGACTGCTTACCGAGCCGAGCAGCTTCCGGAGGACCAAATATGACGGTGCAGCTGAAGGGTGATGCTGCCGAGCTCCGGGAGGGAGGGGTCAGGGGGAGTTGCTATGGTGTCGCAGCCTACCGGGTCCGACCGGCGGCGCGCTCAGCCTATGGGTTCTGGACAGGTTCTGGAGAGGTTCTGGAGGATCTGCAGCAGaacacagcagctgcaggtccgAGTCAGCTGTCAGACTGGACTAATAATCAGACttatgaggaaaaaaagcaaaatgagaaTGAAAAGAAGCCAAATAACCAGAAAAAGGCTCAAAAATCAttctaaaaacatgcaaaaataaccacaaagacacaaagttacAACAAAACGACTCAAAGGCACCATGaaaattcaaaaacacacaaaaaacccacTAAATCACGACAAAAAGACGCCAAATAACCACGAAAAGGCATAAAATCATcccaaaaagatgtaaaagctgacataaaaagacaccaAATTATAATAAGAGGAATCAAAAGCGCCactaaaattcaaaataaaaaaaagaaaagaaacgcAAGAAGAGGCCAACCAACCACAAAAAGGTTCAAAATCATCccaaaaaagatggaaaaccactaaatcagcacaaaaagaggtGAAACTGGCCAAAACAGAGGCAGGGTAAgcacaaaatgattcaaaacgaGAATGAAAAGGAGCCAACCGACCACAAAAAGGCGAAATTAtaccaaaaagatgcaaaatgcagatagacacaaaattacaacaaaactaatcaaaagaaccacaaaaattcaaaatcacaaaaaaacaacaagaaatcaccacaaaaagacaccaaCTAACCACAAAAAGGTTCAAAATcatgcaaaaccacaaaaactatcgcaaaaatacaacaaaacgaagcaaaagcaacacaaaaattcaaaatcattacaaaaaagacacaaaatcacctgCAAAAAGAAGCCAAATAACCGCAGAAAAGCTCAAAATCTTcctaaaaagatgcaaaccccaaagaaatattacagaaaaacacaaaattacaacaaaatgaatcaaaagcaccacaaaaatCACTACaacaacatgcaaaatgaaGCCAAAGGACCACAGAAAGGTTCAAAATCACGCCCAAAACATTCAAAAGCtgccataaagacacaaaattataataaaatgcattaaaagtgctacaaaaactcaaaatcaacaaaaaaaaagatctcaAATAGAAATGGGCCAAAAAACAGGCAAGATAACCACAAAGATTCAAAATGGGCacgaaaaaaagccaaataaccacaaaaaggtACCAATTCAGCATTTTGtctaaggtagtgtctacagatacggacccgtacgcgagtctcgcgagtcaagaagctgctaaccactgcaaactgttgaaaggtaagcaaaggttaaggttagggttagtgttagggtcaggtttagggtccgtaccaccgatgctacgggtccgtacctccagcgtctaccaggagtcacgtgaccagatctcgcgtatctgattggcaaatggaaagtacgggtccgtacctctagcaactacctttgTCTAACTAGTTAATAATAAAAAGTCTTATTTAAGCTATTGGAGCATTTATTCCCACACTTGATCATCCATTGGGTAGGTGTTTGTCAGCACTAATTGGACATTTAGTTGTATTAGTTCTGTATTATCTCTAACTAAAGTTCTAACTAGTCCCATCTGGACCAAACTAGTAAAGACAGAAAGCAAGAATGTTAACTAGTTAACTATTAAAATCTCCTATGACCTGCTGAAAGATATTTGGGCATTTATTCCATATACGTGTTTGGTCTTTGTTGGGTATTTGGTCCCACTAGTTCAGTATTTGGCAGTACTAGTTAAACTCTGACTAGTCACCCTTTTCTAGGAGGTGTTATAGGTTCTCCATCACTGCAGCCAGAAGGTCTGAGACTCCCTCAGGTTATTTCTACTTTAGAGGATGAGGAGAACATCAGTTCTGCAGCAGTTCTGGAGGATGTTCTCCATGTTCTCTGAAGCTCTCTGCTCAACGGCTGGAAGATAAAGATGCTTAAACAGCGAGAAAAGATCTACAAGGTTCTTCAGTTAATGTTGTCACCAAACTACAAACTACTGGATTACTGTGGAAAGTTCTTCATCTGATGGAAATGTTTGTTCTCCTGGATGAGACCAAAGATAATTCTGCTGCCTCAGCTGGAcaataaagtttgttttattctaACACATCATACAGTAAGCTATCCAGAAACAGCCACACAGTAATGTGACTAAACCTTCTTATCTCAGCTCATCTGTTTCATATTAAACATATTATACAGCTCTGTAACTCACCTCTGAGGACTTTGTTCATGGTAGTTTTCCCTCAGTGGTGGCATTTCTtctgaaagacacaaagaaacgCTGGAACAGATGTTTTTAAGCCCGTCTTcagcaataaaatgaacagaagcTGCTAAAAAGTCTATTAATCAGCTGATGGTGGATGAATTATATGTGGAGAAGACAGCTGCTAACAAAGTTATggttttattcagatttatgAACCCTAACATACAGGAAACGTATGACAGTTAACACACACCAGGTTTGATCAAGTCACCTTACATCTGCAAAATTCAGAACACAACGTTCAAACACACggtttctcacagtttaatcttaaccctcctgttatcttTGGGGTCAATTTGACTCCATTCAATGCTCAACATCTCTAAATAAAAGACTGACATCTTTTTTCCCTTCATATTTAAGGAGTAATCCTCATTTAATGGAGACGAATGGGTAATTATAAAATTAACGTGATGATGTGTTTGAGGCTTTTAGCTAGAAAACATATGAAACATCAACATTTTACACACTTTGGATTGTTTTGGATAATACTAAAGTCACTTTAACATTAAATTTTATAATCTTCAAGAAACTTTAGGGTCCTAAACTAaattatgttcttttttttcctggagtCAAATCGACCCTGAACGTAATACATGTTACAGTTCTTGATACCAGAACTTGTTTTTCATTCTAAATGTTTTATCCTTGGGGTCAGTTTGACTCCAGCAATTTAAACCTCCAGGAAATAATTAGATTTGTTcggaatttaatttaattttaaaagagCAGCTTTGAAGagtttttattgaaatatcAAAACCAAATGTCCAACTAGTCCTCAGAAAAACCCTAAGTAGGACATCAAACATGgaataaatgctgaaataagGCCGCCGGTGCATGAAAAACCCAACTAGTTGGGAATTTAGTGCTACTAGTTGTAGAAAAAGAGCATTGAGTAAGAGTCTTTGTCCAACTAGTGAGACCAAATGTCCAACTAGTCCTAATAAAGATCAAACTATTGGAGAAAACTGATCAAGAATGTGGCATAAAGGCTAAATGGCTTTCCATAAGGCTGCTGGAGCATGACAAACCCGACTAGTTGGGAATTTCATGctaatagttttttaaaaaaagagcaactGGGAAGAGTTTTTGGTCAACTAGTGAAACCAAATGCCCAACTGTTCTCTAATGTTACTGAGAACTAAAATATGTCTGTTGAAATGATATAAAgccattaaaacagaaaaaaagagattcCTTGGTGAGATTTTGTTATGATCTGTATATTTCTGGGGTTCTGGATGCATCAGTGTTTCATTTAAAGGTagtcaacaaaatgacaaagttcCTGACACAGAAACCTGGGGAACAATTTTAATTATAATCATTTTCTGGAGGTTTAAATTGCTGAAGTCAAACTGAACCCAAGGATAACAGATGTCTGGAGGTTTAATTCACATACATTCACTTTATCTACACTAAGAGACGTTACTGCTTTTATATGTAGTACTGTCCAGATGTACAGGAGTACGTAATTTAACACTTCCCTCTAAAGTTTGTGTCCGATTAAACAGACTTTGCTCCATCAGCAAGACTTCACAATAGTTACATCCATGTTGTTGAATCTGAATCTGTGGCCTCGTCAACTTCATACGCCCCCATTCAAACCTCCCGCTTCATTAgtactactagtactactactactagtactacaACCTGACATGCTAACAGACCAAAAGCTGGTTAACTGTAGAGCTGCCAGGAGATTAGTGGTTGGTGACTAACCAACCGGAACTATGGTGTCCAAGAGGTCCACACCTTCCAGTGGAGGCTTTAAGTCTGGGCGTGTCTCCTGATCACGGGCTCAGGTTCTGGTATACGTTAGGACTTGTAGCCTACAGCTGTTTCCAGCCCTGAGAGAGTCTGCTGGGTCCATTTCTGGTCAGCAACAAAGAGAACTTTACATCAAAGCTTACTGGAGAGTAACAAAGAGGCAGCTGGAGGTCCAGAAAACTAGAAGTCCAAAAGATATCTGAAGGAACTTacccacaaaaacaagatttaaaataaaaaacaaaccctACAAGTTACAGCAAAACACAACCCAAATGAGCAGGAGGAAGAAGCCAGGCAGTAAACATGAGGTCGATAACcggacaacaaaacaagattcaacaagttaaaacacaaaccagAACCAGATGAGAAGAACCaggcaggaaacaggaagttgaACGCAAACAGACGAACCGACAAAGACAGAGGAAAAGACTATTTATAAGCAATGAGCTCAACAGGAAAACAGCACACAGGTGAGGGGAAGCAAAGGAAAACACAGGAGGAGGAAGTAAaataaccacagacacacaaggacagggatcttttcaaaataaaacaggaaatgaatGAAGAACAGAACCAAAGACTTCTGTATTCAAATCCAGAATATTCACTAGTTCAACTGGTGAGAGTCATGTTGACTAGTTAGGTCCAGATTGTTCACTAGTAGAACCAGAAAAAGCCTAAATGTTAACTGTTTAACTAGttaaacccttttttttttttttactaaggAAATGTCCGTATCTTTTATACTAGTTCAGCATTTGTCATGCTGTTGAACAAAAACTCTAACTGGTCACTCTTTTCAGCAACTAGTGAGACTTGGTGACACACTGATGCTACCAGTACAAGACCAGCGCTCATTAATACGGGTTTGTTTGCCACTAGAGTCACGAGGAAAAGTTTCTGTTCAACTAAATGTCCAACTAGTTCTCCATAGACCTTACGAGGATATCGAATAT from the Acanthochromis polyacanthus isolate Apoly-LR-REF ecotype Palm Island chromosome 12, KAUST_Apoly_ChrSc, whole genome shotgun sequence genome contains:
- the LOC110954945 gene encoding zinc finger protein with KRAB and SCAN domains 3, with the protein product MDSQLASVLTSGSLDVQNGSRCAEGSGPVSDPVLEPEDQTSPGPAAGNLQSVRAALTSWPDAPSINGRKPEVGGTSEPASQETSKIGGFRQPITVKPGVPVLRSQPIRIKIVVPPRCKRPITNSAISLTKDFARSPLRRPLLLSADKRRSKIHLSAVRDEAQVTEVTYQKNRAEETQRKSKERDVLDVKIVHFDGSEAVKILSQQRIKEENTEREIERNVPLILDLKSCFEEEQTEPLDLSLPKKKERCGGRFLEESGGESSLIMEVDEYEGDGDRDVVEEDDDEDSLQPPSFLPTSLCSSDCDTENLLLIDDQGIPYTLSPDGLKVPQVDASTSEDPAEQPEAKPSSPAGPSCSQSSENALNAPLEEFPSSLAPPPASPSEGAEQEDADPTAAPEAVQPPPPSSQNLQILSNPPAGAPILLLSSQLSSPLQVASPGASTPMLLLLSSVPSSSGESTSTPIAVLDPATGQLSQITAASASLPLASPLPHPVIRLSPNNPPVVLNNPVLAVPEHQVSYAESNPGTEAMSAQDDENKPLSFPASPPLPAVSDPAQSAPEEVRSPASDSRLDPADLPSEHLPLDDHLYFSSSAAPPSPPIGPLFASGKLDPLDPLDPLDPLSPASPGTVGSRRVLYCQLCPRVFFYLSDLERHAITHSQKKPHVCQQCGKAFKRSSHLQRHKHIHTGQRNFVCPICAKRFREAGELQRHQRVHTGEKPYQCQLCHTRFAERNTLRRHTKRKHPYHQVAMEMLNERRDRGGGGGGSAVQDEEESAEWYNSTVSNLENSESETET